In one Pygocentrus nattereri isolate fPygNat1 chromosome 21, fPygNat1.pri, whole genome shotgun sequence genomic region, the following are encoded:
- the LOC108431592 gene encoding transcription factor HES-5-like: MAPTYLPASDYSKLSNKEKHKLRKPVVEKMRRDRINNCIEQLKVMLEKQFHQQDPNTKLEKADILEMTVVFLKQQLQPQISAPLKAHHDGYSQCWQETMNFLSANSKLDVALQHLNHGQEAQRAAKDLHVSPVAFQPSQVSVKQETSTNRAVWRPW; this comes from the exons ATGGCTCCTACTTACCTGCCTGCTTCTGACTACTCTAAGCTTTCCAACAAGGAAAAACATAAA CTAAGGAAACCAGTTGTGGAGAAAATGCGTCGGGATCGCATCAACAACTGCATCGAGCAGCTCAAGGTGATGCTGGAGAAACAATTCCATCAGCAAGACCCCAACACCAAGCTGGAAAAAGCTGACATTCTGGAGATGACCGTGGTCTTCCtgaagcagcagctgcagcccCAGATCTCAGCACCTCTGAAAGCCCACCATGACGGCTACTCTCAGTGCTGGCAGGAGACCATGAACTTCCTTTCAGCCAACTCCAAGCTGGATGTGGCGCTTCAGCATCTCAACCACGGCCAAGAAGCCCAGAGAGCGGCAAAAGATCTCCACGTGTCTCCGGTCGCCTTCCAGCCCAGCCAGGTTTCAGTCAAGCAAGAAACCAGCACCAACAGAGCTGTGTGGAGGCCTTGGTAG